From Leptospira stimsonii, a single genomic window includes:
- a CDS encoding DUF445 family protein yields the protein MFSSPRTVNTPFRKRQIFSNSLLIAFSTAILGILFFGNPETPVSKIVLSALEGGLIGGLCDWFAVWKTYKAIEEDSFTLAGEIGNWVAGDLLHHEVIRSRIRMVLEDPTTRDDVHEVLLETFGNETKTKEVLNQLFERVEEDIVEYIVHYQFSGTDVALLKELNRQKEIMDTIKLLIGESMIRVADTDEFRSLLQEILGKMNLVAQVVLSLVVDFPKKLKEYGNHVKQGLVIESKDEKTIEKLVNLMAASTETYISSWNELPLEQREKAVRSLMGFLKDQASRLLGTLIQTHLKEIGEIRTLQEYAPLRSVLEFVEKRIDEGVSGYIGKQITTRLQSLDPKDLRKNLEWKTRNVLETIRINGSILGFFLGCATGLIRFFF from the coding sequence ATTTTTTCTTCCCCACGAACCGTTAATACGCCTTTTCGCAAAAGACAGATTTTTTCCAACTCGCTTCTGATCGCATTTTCGACCGCGATCCTTGGGATTCTTTTTTTCGGAAACCCGGAAACGCCCGTTTCGAAGATCGTCTTATCGGCGTTAGAGGGAGGTTTGATCGGAGGATTATGCGACTGGTTCGCGGTATGGAAAACCTATAAAGCAATCGAAGAGGATAGTTTTACCCTTGCCGGAGAGATCGGAAACTGGGTTGCGGGCGATCTTCTTCACCATGAAGTGATTCGTTCTCGAATTCGTATGGTTTTGGAAGACCCTACGACGAGGGACGACGTTCACGAAGTTCTTCTGGAGACGTTCGGAAACGAAACAAAGACAAAAGAAGTACTAAATCAACTCTTTGAAAGAGTGGAAGAGGACATCGTCGAATACATCGTACATTACCAATTTTCCGGAACCGATGTCGCTTTATTGAAAGAGTTAAACCGACAAAAAGAGATTATGGATACGATCAAACTTTTGATCGGAGAATCAATGATCCGAGTCGCGGATACGGACGAGTTCAGATCGTTACTCCAGGAAATATTAGGAAAAATGAATTTGGTGGCGCAGGTCGTTCTGAGCCTAGTGGTGGACTTCCCGAAAAAATTAAAAGAATATGGAAATCACGTAAAACAGGGTCTTGTCATCGAATCCAAAGACGAAAAGACGATCGAAAAACTCGTCAATTTGATGGCGGCTTCCACCGAAACCTATATTTCGTCTTGGAACGAACTACCGCTGGAACAAAGAGAGAAAGCGGTGCGTTCGTTGATGGGTTTTTTGAAAGATCAGGCGAGTCGTCTTTTGGGGACGTTAATCCAGACGCATCTTAAGGAGATCGGCGAAATCAGAACTCTACAGGAATATGCGCCGCTTCGTTCCGTTTTGGAATTTGTCGAAAAACGAATCGACGAAGGAGTTTCCGGTTATATCGGAAAACAAATCACGACTAGACTGCAAAGTCTGGATCCGAAGGATCTTCGAAAAAATTTAGAATGGAAGACGAGGAACGTTTTAGAGACGATTCGAATCAACGGAAGTATTTTAGGATTCTTCTTGGGCTGTGCGACGGGCTTGATTCGATTTTTCTTTTGA
- a CDS encoding sulfate ABC transporter substrate-binding protein: protein MKTKIFKIAAVTFFWTIGNMNLSAKDVTLLNVSYDPTRELYAEYNKLFANYWKSKTGDDVRINQSHGGSGKQARSVIDGLEADIVTLALAYDIDIIASKGLIARDWLKSLPNNSTPYTSTIVFVVRKGNPKNIKDWDDLVKPKVGVITPNPKTSGGARWNYLAAWAFAQKKFNNDNAKVQDFIKTLFKNVPVLDSGARGSSNTFAQNGIGDVLIAWENESFLILEEFGKDKYEVVFPSLSILAEPPVAIVEKNAEKHGTLETAKAYLKSLYSEAAQEIIAKHGYRPRSPAVLKKYESKFPKLDLITVEGHFGGWHKAQKDHFADGASFDQLYVK, encoded by the coding sequence ATGAAAACAAAAATTTTTAAAATCGCGGCGGTCACATTCTTCTGGACCATCGGGAACATGAATCTCTCGGCAAAAGACGTAACTCTACTCAACGTTTCGTACGATCCGACCAGGGAGTTATACGCTGAGTATAACAAACTGTTCGCCAATTACTGGAAATCGAAAACCGGAGACGACGTTCGTATCAATCAATCACACGGCGGAAGCGGAAAACAAGCAAGATCCGTAATCGACGGACTCGAAGCGGATATCGTGACCCTGGCACTCGCGTATGATATCGATATCATTGCTTCCAAAGGTCTGATCGCGAGAGACTGGCTGAAGAGCCTTCCCAATAATAGCACACCTTATACTTCCACGATCGTCTTCGTGGTCCGAAAAGGAAATCCGAAGAATATCAAAGATTGGGATGATCTCGTTAAACCGAAGGTCGGAGTGATCACTCCGAATCCGAAAACGAGCGGTGGTGCGAGATGGAATTATCTTGCGGCTTGGGCTTTCGCTCAGAAAAAATTCAACAACGACAATGCTAAGGTTCAGGACTTTATAAAAACGTTATTTAAGAATGTTCCGGTATTGGATTCAGGCGCCCGTGGCTCAAGTAATACCTTCGCACAAAACGGAATCGGCGACGTGTTGATCGCATGGGAAAACGAATCCTTTTTGATCTTGGAAGAATTTGGAAAGGATAAATACGAAGTAGTGTTTCCCTCCTTAAGCATTCTCGCGGAACCTCCCGTTGCGATCGTAGAAAAGAACGCGGAGAAACACGGAACCTTGGAAACGGCAAAAGCGTATTTGAAATCTCTCTACTCCGAAGCCGCTCAAGAAATCATTGCAAAACACGGATATCGCCCGAGAAGCCCTGCCGTATTAAAAAAATACGAATCCAAATTTCCAAAATTGGATTTGATCACGGTGGAAGGACATTTCGGCGGATGGCATAAAGCTCAAAAAGATCATTTTGCCGATGGAGCCTCCTTCGATCAGCTCTACGTAAAATAA
- a CDS encoding NAD(P)H-dependent flavin oxidoreductase translates to MKLNTRITELLGIELPIIGAPMFLVSYPDLVVAVSEAGGIGCFPSLNYRSPEQLKDALQEIRSKTKKPIGVNLILHKSHNPNWSKQLEVVLDAKVELLITSLGSPRTVVSEAKSVGSKVFCDVTTLKHANIVAKAGADALIAVAQGAGGHAGNISPFSLFPYLKKETGLPIVAAGAISGGAQMVASLALGADAVYVGTRLIATPEAMASEGYKQMLIESGPEEIVYTEKISGIPANWLKKSVEKAGDLSHSGESQNLDQEYKRWRDIWSAGHGVAQIEGLIPAKEVVLGMAKEYLDILNRLPR, encoded by the coding sequence ATGAAATTGAATACTCGAATTACGGAACTGCTCGGAATCGAATTGCCGATTATCGGAGCTCCTATGTTTTTAGTCTCCTATCCGGATCTGGTCGTTGCGGTTTCGGAAGCCGGTGGAATCGGATGTTTTCCTTCTCTCAATTATCGTTCTCCGGAACAACTCAAGGACGCGCTTCAAGAGATTCGTTCCAAGACAAAAAAACCGATCGGTGTGAATTTGATTCTTCACAAATCGCATAATCCGAATTGGTCCAAGCAGTTGGAAGTCGTTCTCGACGCGAAAGTCGAGTTATTGATCACAAGTTTGGGAAGTCCTCGGACCGTTGTCAGCGAAGCGAAAAGCGTCGGCTCCAAAGTGTTTTGTGACGTGACGACCTTGAAGCACGCGAATATTGTCGCAAAAGCAGGTGCAGACGCTCTGATCGCGGTCGCGCAAGGTGCCGGGGGGCACGCCGGGAACATTTCACCGTTCAGTCTTTTTCCGTATCTCAAGAAAGAAACGGGACTTCCGATCGTTGCGGCCGGTGCGATTTCCGGCGGAGCACAAATGGTCGCGTCACTCGCATTGGGAGCGGACGCGGTTTACGTTGGAACCAGATTGATCGCAACCCCGGAAGCGATGGCGTCCGAAGGTTACAAACAGATGTTGATCGAATCGGGTCCGGAAGAGATCGTCTACACGGAAAAGATTTCCGGAATCCCGGCGAACTGGCTTAAAAAATCCGTCGAGAAGGCGGGGGATCTTTCGCATAGCGGAGAATCCCAGAATCTAGATCAGGAATACAAACGTTGGCGGGATATTTGGTCTGCGGGACACGGAGTGGCACAAATCGAAGGATTGATCCCGGCAAAAGAAGTGGTGTTGGGGATGGCAAAAGAATATCTTGATATTCTAAATCGTTTGCCTCGTTAG
- a CDS encoding amidohydrolase family protein produces MLPCCHHILSSDIRSSLPSPFPWKHPENRPPLRDEESPSHLPLLKKYGLPFVIDIHTHFFPEYVMKRIWKWFDGVNWEIAYRESEELRLASLAKNEVRFFTTLNYAHKERMAEGLNRWVFENHSNTKGAILFGTFFPEHGCFDYTKRAVEEYGFRGFKLHCEVGRLDLTRPELSDTFSYLERKKIPLVIHSGDAPLPGPYTNIRYFRSFIQRYPELKVIVAHMGASEVWEYVDLMSIYPELRLDTTMVFVDFLATGEQTDPYLTILERFPERIHFGSDFPSIPYALSHPISNLLHSSLPDDVKRSVLLKNSANLFGIELES; encoded by the coding sequence ATGCTTCCTTGTTGTCATCACATTCTTTCTTCGGATATTCGTTCGAGTCTTCCTTCTCCCTTTCCTTGGAAACATCCGGAAAATAGACCTCCTCTTCGAGACGAAGAATCTCCGTCGCATCTTCCTCTTTTAAAAAAATACGGGCTTCCGTTTGTTATCGATATTCACACTCATTTTTTTCCGGAGTATGTGATGAAACGGATTTGGAAATGGTTCGACGGAGTCAACTGGGAGATCGCATACAGAGAATCGGAGGAACTTCGTCTTGCCTCCTTAGCAAAGAACGAAGTTCGATTTTTTACGACTTTGAATTATGCACACAAGGAAAGAATGGCGGAAGGACTCAATCGTTGGGTTTTCGAAAATCATTCGAATACGAAAGGCGCGATTCTTTTCGGAACTTTCTTTCCGGAACACGGCTGTTTTGATTATACAAAACGAGCGGTGGAAGAGTACGGCTTTCGCGGTTTTAAACTTCACTGCGAAGTGGGGAGGTTGGATTTGACCCGCCCTGAACTTTCGGATACCTTTTCCTATTTGGAAAGAAAGAAAATACCTCTTGTGATTCATTCCGGAGACGCTCCTCTTCCCGGACCTTATACGAACATCCGTTATTTTCGATCCTTTATTCAACGTTATCCGGAACTGAAGGTGATCGTTGCACATATGGGCGCGAGCGAAGTCTGGGAATACGTGGATTTAATGTCGATCTATCCTGAATTACGTTTGGATACTACGATGGTTTTTGTGGATTTTTTAGCCACCGGAGAACAGACCGATCCGTATCTTACGATCTTGGAACGGTTTCCGGAGCGGATCCATTTCGGTTCCGATTTTCCGAGTATTCCTTACGCGCTCAGTCATCCGATTTCGAATCTTCTCCATTCTTCTTTGCCGGATGATGTGAAGCGGAGCGTACTTTTGAAAAACAGCGCGAATCTTTTCGGAATCGAACTCGAAAGTTGA
- a CDS encoding putative quinol monooxygenase: MIVIASSYKIFEERIEEFKKVSQEMAKESLETEDGVLRLDVLQADGDPGKFLFMEVYKSEAARKAHLETPQFISWRRAVPEWLSQGSTSIQYLPVHINLPG, encoded by the coding sequence ATGATTGTGATAGCGTCCTCTTATAAAATTTTCGAAGAAAGAATTGAAGAATTTAAAAAAGTCAGCCAAGAGATGGCGAAAGAATCTCTCGAAACCGAAGACGGAGTTTTGAGACTCGATGTTTTACAAGCGGACGGAGACCCGGGCAAATTCTTATTTATGGAAGTTTATAAGAGTGAAGCGGCGAGAAAAGCGCATCTCGAAACTCCTCAGTTCATTTCCTGGAGAAGAGCCGTTCCGGAGTGGTTAAGTCAAGGAAGCACTTCGATTCAATATCTTCCGGTTCATATCAATCTTCCCGGTTAA
- a CDS encoding alginate export family protein produces the protein MTKIITGVFFICTLTFGLFSQDTKKTKPSESAPILNLDPPSDVKYEEQPNDGKGIPEIQQELAKEEPYKSPYKGKLPGEFMKSMLLSPEHQDAVRKVDRLWFGDIFRVGFQVRPRFDYSHNADFDKRTQDDRNFATQNSQVSFIIDPSPYVAAKVTIQDVRVFGGEQSRKDGQLGYLGLSNSAGVELSSAPTATNSVSVKNNTDLREGFIQLKNFAEGFEVYIGRQIFGFGDNRYIGGRNDGQTGNSFDGARVKYNSKYFNSEAFTSIIAEDSNAGSGNNTANGVKRGTVNDTYLSGLYNTLKFEDFLVDFYYFNIDKKWEQGATPTSSLDRTRQRDDLNTVGFRLTNRTDSNRLPKTKSWDWTLEGSWQYGFNGQRVNAGWDPLKQTVDGKTNSARIYTENVQYDAKYFIAQTGYTFFDRFRVGIQYSIASGDPNRTDNKVATYDASFATRSGGFPYFDSGNGIVNATFWSNTRTKSIHLMYNSANYGRFIFVAYDVQKASENDAWYSSGGSPNTGLTTENATGSAFGGYKLGERGGKRLFYEFDVIYQYYLKDYVSIWTGGSYLLAGDSVRNARVNPWAANVNDRYTLDGKSYSFFLFVQFAM, from the coding sequence ATGACTAAAATAATTACGGGAGTTTTTTTCATTTGTACTCTTACATTTGGCCTATTCTCTCAAGATACAAAAAAAACTAAACCTTCAGAATCCGCTCCAATTCTAAATTTGGATCCTCCGTCGGACGTGAAATACGAAGAACAACCGAACGACGGGAAAGGAATTCCTGAAATCCAACAAGAGCTCGCAAAAGAAGAACCGTACAAGAGCCCTTATAAGGGTAAACTACCCGGAGAATTTATGAAATCGATGCTCCTTTCTCCGGAACACCAGGACGCGGTTCGAAAGGTCGATCGCCTCTGGTTCGGTGATATCTTTCGTGTAGGCTTTCAGGTTCGTCCTCGTTTTGATTACAGCCACAACGCGGATTTTGATAAGCGAACTCAGGACGATCGTAATTTTGCGACGCAGAATTCTCAGGTTTCGTTTATCATCGATCCGAGCCCTTACGTCGCGGCAAAGGTGACGATTCAGGACGTTCGCGTTTTCGGGGGAGAACAATCGCGTAAAGACGGGCAGTTAGGTTATCTCGGTCTTTCGAACTCGGCCGGAGTGGAATTGAGCTCCGCTCCCACTGCAACCAACTCCGTAAGCGTTAAAAATAACACGGACCTCAGAGAAGGATTCATTCAACTGAAAAACTTCGCGGAAGGATTCGAAGTTTACATCGGAAGACAGATCTTCGGCTTCGGTGACAACAGATATATCGGAGGAAGAAACGACGGTCAAACGGGTAACTCCTTCGACGGCGCGAGGGTAAAATACAATTCCAAATATTTCAACTCGGAAGCATTTACTTCCATCATCGCGGAAGACTCGAACGCGGGAAGCGGTAACAATACTGCGAACGGCGTCAAAAGAGGAACCGTCAATGATACGTATCTTTCCGGTTTATACAACACACTAAAGTTTGAAGACTTTCTCGTGGATTTCTACTACTTCAATATCGATAAAAAATGGGAACAAGGTGCCACTCCCACTTCCAGTTTGGATAGAACCAGACAAAGAGACGATCTGAATACTGTCGGATTTCGTTTAACAAACAGAACCGATAGCAACCGATTACCGAAAACAAAATCTTGGGATTGGACCTTGGAAGGTTCGTGGCAATACGGCTTCAACGGACAAAGAGTGAATGCAGGTTGGGATCCACTCAAACAAACCGTCGACGGTAAAACGAATTCTGCGAGAATTTATACCGAGAACGTCCAATACGACGCAAAGTATTTTATCGCTCAGACCGGTTATACTTTTTTTGATCGTTTCCGAGTCGGGATTCAATATTCGATCGCCTCCGGAGATCCGAACAGAACGGACAATAAGGTTGCGACCTATGATGCATCCTTTGCGACAAGATCCGGCGGTTTTCCCTACTTCGATTCCGGAAACGGGATCGTAAACGCGACCTTCTGGTCGAACACCCGAACCAAATCGATTCACTTGATGTATAACTCCGCGAACTACGGAAGATTTATCTTCGTCGCCTACGACGTTCAAAAAGCCTCCGAAAACGACGCGTGGTATTCTTCCGGTGGATCGCCTAACACGGGGCTTACGACTGAAAACGCTACGGGTTCGGCGTTCGGCGGTTATAAACTGGGAGAAAGAGGAGGCAAACGCCTTTTCTACGAGTTCGACGTTATCTATCAATACTATCTCAAAGATTACGTCTCGATCTGGACAGGAGGTTCTTATCTGCTTGCGGGTGATTCGGTTCGAAACGCAAGAGTGAACCCATGGGCGGCGAACGTAAACGATCGATACACTCTGGACGGAAAGTCATACAGCTTCTTTCTCTTTGTCCAATTCGCAATGTAA
- a CDS encoding Rrf2 family transcriptional regulator, translating into MTSRFTVAIHILSLLSLSEGRTRTSEELAESVNTNPVVIRKILSLLKSQGIVRNQMGPNGGYILAKPSSEISLKEIYEAIDEKIFQMHSKTPNKKCICGHSIQPILTKVYEKAERVLEDELGSTNLDSITKEILTFSKK; encoded by the coding sequence ATGACTAGCCGGTTCACAGTCGCGATTCACATTCTTTCTCTACTTTCGTTAAGCGAAGGAAGGACAAGAACGTCCGAGGAACTCGCCGAAAGCGTAAACACAAATCCGGTCGTGATCCGAAAGATCCTTTCCCTTCTCAAAAGTCAGGGAATCGTTCGAAACCAGATGGGTCCGAACGGAGGTTATATTCTCGCAAAACCTTCTTCCGAAATTAGCCTCAAGGAAATCTACGAAGCGATCGATGAAAAAATCTTTCAGATGCACTCGAAAACGCCGAATAAGAAATGTATTTGTGGTCATTCCATTCAGCCGATTTTGACCAAGGTCTATGAAAAGGCGGAACGAGTTCTGGAAGACGAATTGGGTTCCACCAATTTGGATTCGATTACAAAAGAAATTCTTACCTTTTCTAAGAAGTGA
- a CDS encoding S1C family serine protease — MIQWIQSDSENSFRNVSNASSSEREEDLMDAYSRAVTNAVETVSPAVVHLKVNGNRGGGAGSGFLISPDGFIVTNQHVVENASEINAEFPDGRSLKAMKIGEDPMTDIAVLKVTSDPFPYLHFSKPNSVKVGQLAIAIGNPLGYESTVTAGVVSALGRSLRSRSGRLIEDVIQTDAALNPGNSGGPLVNSRGELIGINTAIIPSAQGICFAVGSGTAEYVITRLMKNGFVKRGYLGIAGQNQSIPNRLKIFNKLEQTSGVLVIEVENSSPAASSLLRKGDMILSLNEQVIRSIDDMHRTLDESTIQKELPIRVLREGSLRTFSIRSGEI; from the coding sequence ATGATTCAGTGGATTCAATCCGATTCCGAAAATTCCTTTCGCAACGTTTCCAACGCTTCTTCTTCGGAACGGGAAGAAGATCTGATGGATGCATATTCCAGAGCGGTGACGAACGCAGTCGAAACCGTAAGTCCGGCTGTGGTTCATCTCAAAGTGAACGGAAACCGAGGAGGTGGAGCCGGTTCCGGATTCTTAATTTCACCCGACGGTTTTATCGTAACCAACCAACACGTTGTCGAAAATGCTTCGGAGATCAACGCAGAATTTCCGGACGGAAGAAGTCTCAAAGCGATGAAGATCGGTGAAGATCCGATGACGGACATCGCAGTTTTAAAAGTCACGAGTGATCCGTTTCCTTATCTTCATTTTTCAAAACCCAATTCCGTGAAAGTTGGACAACTCGCGATTGCGATCGGAAACCCGCTTGGATACGAATCGACGGTTACCGCCGGGGTGGTAAGCGCTCTGGGAAGAAGCCTTCGTTCCCGATCGGGAAGATTGATCGAAGACGTGATTCAAACGGACGCGGCTCTCAATCCGGGAAATTCGGGAGGGCCCCTTGTGAACTCAAGAGGTGAATTGATCGGAATCAATACGGCGATCATTCCTTCTGCACAGGGAATTTGTTTTGCGGTAGGTTCCGGGACCGCGGAATACGTCATCACTCGTCTGATGAAAAACGGTTTTGTTAAAAGAGGTTATTTGGGAATCGCGGGACAAAATCAGAGCATTCCGAATCGCTTGAAAATTTTCAACAAACTCGAACAAACTTCGGGAGTTCTCGTGATCGAAGTGGAGAATTCTTCTCCCGCGGCATCGAGTCTATTACGAAAAGGTGATATGATTCTTTCTCTAAACGAGCAGGTCATCCGCTCCATAGACGATATGCACAGAACCCTCGACGAATCCACGATTCAAAAGGAGCTTCCGATCCGTGTTTTGAGAGAAGGTTCTTTGAGAACTTTTTCGATCCGGAGCGGCGAAATCTAA
- a CDS encoding pirin family protein: protein MEAVYHAQETRGKADFGWLKSRHTFSFSSYYEPNRIQFGKLRVLNDDIVIGGKGFPPHPHENMEIVSIPLSGSLEHQDSEGNRSVIQAGEVQIMSAGTGIVHSEYNASPTEAVNFLQIWILPDKTGIAPRYEQKKFNVEDRLGKFQTVVSPEKESGGVWINQNVIFSLANGKRESEIDYIPKNESGGVYFFLISGSVEIEGKKLSARDGLGLPHSSKFEVHFLEDSELLAIDTPSS, encoded by the coding sequence ATGGAAGCAGTATACCACGCGCAGGAAACAAGAGGAAAGGCAGATTTTGGTTGGCTGAAGAGCAGACATACTTTTAGCTTTAGTTCTTACTATGAGCCCAATCGAATTCAATTCGGTAAACTGAGGGTTCTGAATGACGACATCGTGATTGGAGGGAAGGGATTTCCTCCACATCCTCATGAAAATATGGAAATCGTTTCCATTCCTCTTTCCGGTAGCCTCGAACACCAAGACAGCGAAGGAAATCGTTCCGTTATACAAGCCGGGGAAGTTCAGATTATGTCTGCGGGAACCGGGATCGTTCATTCCGAATACAATGCGTCTCCTACGGAAGCTGTGAATTTTTTGCAGATATGGATTCTTCCTGACAAGACGGGAATTGCCCCGCGTTATGAGCAAAAGAAGTTTAACGTGGAAGATCGTCTGGGAAAATTTCAGACCGTGGTCTCTCCCGAAAAGGAAAGCGGGGGAGTTTGGATCAATCAGAATGTCATATTCTCGCTCGCAAACGGCAAAAGAGAATCAGAAATCGATTATATTCCAAAAAATGAATCTGGAGGAGTGTATTTTTTCTTAATTTCCGGCTCCGTTGAGATCGAAGGCAAAAAATTATCTGCGAGGGATGGTTTGGGACTTCCTCATTCTTCCAAATTTGAGGTTCATTTTTTGGAAGATTCCGAACTTCTTGCGATCGATACTCCTTCGTCCTAA
- a CDS encoding PP2C family protein-serine/threonine phosphatase, whose protein sequence is MLDKNAHSGIPILPIWALRFWKYSRILLCFWILLILSSSCSRPEIPQGKSGILDASSWDFQKEGSLTLRGEWMFYWGGWKYLPHEMMETKPLPSGEIVYVPSTWNGGSRTGKGFGTYVLEVRLPSRNQKLGLILPDQSSSYELFLNGKPVLTSGKIIRKEDQSPKEVEEGIRPLFFEFESSGEKLEIALQIANEDLRLGGFWSPIILGESDSLRGEWNRTLRLDSFLVGGLFIMTFLHLSFFIVRKKETPSLYFGLFCLLMGFRSLFPGSRLILEYTNILNYENVTRVEYLTFYFSVPVFLNYILSLYPRDLKRIFVDLLWWISVVASAIVLFFPMKVFTYTIPIYYLNAFFAGSLGLFTLIRAVRRKREGAIILLTGFLFIYLAMINDLLYVSYFLETGYYSSIGTFVFLAAQSVSLSVRNSKNMQRLFDLSRNLEKKVEERTYRLKLALRSIQEDLNMAAKIQTDFLEIPEKSFLEEEGIRLKTFYQPISIVGGDFYNIRKIGERKIRIFLADAIGHGIQASLITMVIQSEYGSLSDMNLSPGEMLTKLSKKFASRIGDVSPFFSALILDLDLNSNRIHFASSGNPACILTGEGKSKSLQLVGPYAGMVPEHNYTELSFDLPRDFRLILFTDGLPDRFLFSGDEHEFFSIEDWIRKRSDRTLERVCEELLSLANSLPLPDYKKDDITLIGIERSNLESMRFFDL, encoded by the coding sequence ATGCTCGATAAGAATGCGCACTCTGGAATTCCTATTCTTCCGATTTGGGCGCTCCGTTTCTGGAAATACTCTCGTATCCTCCTTTGTTTTTGGATTCTTCTGATTCTTAGCTCCTCTTGTTCGCGTCCGGAAATACCGCAGGGTAAGTCGGGAATTTTAGACGCTTCCTCATGGGACTTTCAAAAAGAAGGAAGTTTAACTCTTCGCGGGGAGTGGATGTTTTATTGGGGCGGATGGAAATATCTTCCTCATGAAATGATGGAAACGAAGCCTTTACCATCCGGAGAGATTGTTTACGTTCCGTCGACATGGAACGGTGGTTCTCGGACGGGAAAGGGATTCGGCACCTATGTTCTTGAAGTTCGGCTCCCGTCTCGAAATCAAAAACTCGGTTTGATTCTTCCCGACCAGAGTTCTTCCTATGAACTTTTTTTAAACGGAAAACCCGTTCTAACTTCGGGAAAGATTATCCGGAAGGAAGACCAAAGCCCAAAGGAAGTGGAAGAGGGAATCCGACCTTTGTTTTTTGAGTTCGAATCTTCCGGGGAAAAACTGGAAATCGCATTACAAATCGCGAATGAAGATTTGCGTCTCGGAGGTTTTTGGTCCCCGATCATCTTAGGAGAATCGGATTCTCTACGCGGAGAATGGAATCGAACTCTCCGATTGGATTCCTTTTTGGTGGGAGGATTGTTTATCATGACCTTCCTTCACCTTTCGTTTTTTATCGTGCGAAAAAAAGAAACTCCGTCGCTCTACTTCGGTCTTTTTTGTCTGTTGATGGGTTTTCGGAGCTTATTTCCGGGAAGTAGATTGATTCTTGAATATACAAATATTCTAAATTATGAAAACGTAACTAGAGTAGAATATTTGACTTTCTATTTTTCGGTTCCGGTTTTTTTAAATTATATTCTTTCTCTTTATCCAAGGGATTTAAAAAGAATTTTTGTCGATCTTCTTTGGTGGATTTCCGTCGTAGCGTCGGCGATCGTTTTGTTTTTCCCGATGAAAGTGTTTACATACACGATTCCGATTTATTATCTTAACGCATTTTTTGCTGGAAGTCTCGGCCTTTTTACACTGATTCGAGCCGTTAGGAGAAAGAGGGAAGGCGCGATCATACTTTTGACCGGATTCTTATTTATCTACCTCGCGATGATCAACGATTTGTTGTATGTAAGTTATTTTTTGGAAACCGGATATTATAGTTCGATCGGAACCTTCGTATTTTTGGCCGCGCAATCGGTTTCTCTTTCCGTGCGAAATTCTAAAAACATGCAGAGGCTTTTTGATCTTTCGAGAAACCTTGAGAAAAAAGTAGAGGAAAGAACGTATCGACTGAAATTAGCGCTTCGTTCGATTCAAGAAGATTTGAATATGGCCGCGAAGATTCAAACGGACTTTTTAGAAATTCCGGAGAAATCTTTTTTAGAAGAAGAAGGGATTCGTTTGAAGACATTCTATCAACCGATCTCGATCGTCGGAGGTGATTTTTATAATATTCGAAAGATCGGAGAACGTAAGATTCGAATCTTCCTTGCGGATGCGATCGGACACGGGATCCAAGCATCCCTGATCACGATGGTGATTCAAAGCGAATACGGCTCGCTTTCCGATATGAATCTTTCTCCAGGAGAAATGCTTACTAAACTTTCTAAAAAATTCGCATCCAGAATCGGAGACGTGAGTCCGTTTTTCTCCGCTCTGATTTTAGATTTAGATCTGAATTCAAATCGGATTCATTTTGCAAGTTCTGGAAATCCGGCTTGTATTTTGACCGGAGAAGGAAAGTCGAAGTCACTGCAACTCGTGGGTCCGTATGCGGGAATGGTACCGGAACACAATTATACCGAGTTATCTTTTGACCTACCGAGAGATTTTCGTTTGATTCTTTTTACGGATGGATTACCGGATCGTTTTTTGTTTTCCGGAGACGAACACGAATTCTTTTCAATCGAAGATTGGATTCGAAAAAGATCGGATCGAACCTTGGAAAGAGTTTGCGAAGAATTATTGAGCCTAGCGAATTCATTACCTTTACCCGACTATAAGAAAGACGATATCACTTTGATCGGAATCGAAAGATCGAATTTGGAATCGATGCGGTTTTTCGATTTATAG